The Pan paniscus chromosome 1, NHGRI_mPanPan1-v2.0_pri, whole genome shotgun sequence genome has a segment encoding these proteins:
- the LOC100980032 gene encoding uncharacterized protein LOC100980032: protein MISCWKPLGHWDVFTTRGCQEGFEVSRESNDLIGSVFSEGGSASGLGGWVVRGKLLQSSRREMTRAWIRQPWEGQRGQPCSREVSEEASVSLRHEVARAETEGQGKKGRLGGILEWSGQGLDDQDVRWGSDESPSLEFLLTQSLQQPGPGFFLWKPGLIQVTHAHMPLPHVCQEGRLLGFGAVSPGPQCQALAPRAIPASISTLSKAPWVLSFPRVLWPSLPHPGSSGSCPSLCVAPGAPLSSCFPRPIWRRPPALACWHLAGVPSVGTSGYALCPLVSQCRRLVVGQWPGQSATLLGMWPASQPEHSQTRRCCLHLALPPSFSAFISPTSNHQKMFLRDVNWKTR from the coding sequence ATGATCTCCTGCTGGAAGCCACTTGGCCACTGGGATGTGTTCACTACTAGAGGCTGTcaggagggctttgaggtttcTAGGGAGTCCAATGATCTGATTGGATCTGTGTTTTCAGAAGGTGGCTCTGCCAGTGGGCTTGGGGGATGGGTGGTCAGGGGGAAGCTGTTACAGTCATCAAGGAGAGAGATGACAAGGGCCTGGATCAGGCAGCCCTGGGAGGGTCAGAGGGGACAGCCCTGCAGCAGAGAGGTCAGTGAAGAAGCTAGTGTCAGTCTGAGGCATGAGGTGGCAAGGGCAGAAACAGAAGGGCAGGGGAAGAAGGGCAGGCTGGGAGGCATTCTGGAGTGGAGTGGTCAGGGGCTGGATGACCAAGATGTGAGATGGGGGTCAGATGAGAGCCCCTCACTCGAGTTCCTCCTTACACAGTCCTTACAGCAACCTGGGCCTGGGTTTTTCCTCTGGAAACCTGGCCTCATCCAGGTCACCCACGCTCACATGCCCTTGCCCCACGTGTGTCAGGAAGGAAGGCTGCTTGGTTTTGGAGCTGTCTCCCCAGGCCCACAGTGCCAGGCCCTAGCCCCAAGAGCCATCCCAGCCAGCATCAGCACCCTCAGCAAGGCCCCATGGGTCCTCAGCTTTCCCAGGGTCCTATGGCCCAGCCTGCCTCACCCCGGCAGCAGCGGCAGCTGCCCTTCCCTGTGTGTGGCCCCGGGCGCACCCTTGTCTTCCTGTTTCCCACGGCCCATCTGGAGAAGGCCGCCAGCTTTGGCTTGCTGGCACCTCGCAGGGGTCCCTTCCGTGGGCACATCAGGCTATGCCCTGTGCCCACTCGTGTCCCAGTGTAGGCGGCTGGTGGTAGGCCAGTGGCCGGGGCAGAGCGCCACTCTCCTGGGCATGTGGCCTGCCAGCCAGCCAGAACACAGCCAGACCAGGCGATGCTGCCTCCACCTAGCCCTGCCTCCATCATTTTCGGCttttatttctcccacctccaacCACCAAAAGATGTTTCTCAGGGACGTCAACTGGAAGACAAGGTAA